The DNA region ACCTTGCTCTCGACCATGTGCGAGGCGGCGCCCGCCGCGCCCACGGCCGGGATGCGCCTGCCCTCGCCAAAGGTGATGAAGGTCATCTCCTTGTCGAGCGGCTCGACCTTCCAGGCCGTGCCCGATCCGCCGCGGAATTTGCCGGCGCCACCGGAGTCGATCATCAGCGAATAGCGGTGGATGATGATCGGATAGGAATATTCGAGGAGCTCGATATCGCCCGAGGTCAAGGCGCCGAAGCAGCATTCGGGCCCGCAGGCGTGCCAGCCATCCTGCTTGGGCGTGGCGCCGGCGCCCGAGATGATGGTGGCGAGCACCATGGTGACGTATTCCTCGTCATGGCGCGTATCCCAGCCGGCGATATTGAGGCCGTTGGCATGCCCCCAGGAGGCTGCCACTTTCGAGGGCATGGCCTTCTCGAAAGCCAGCCGCACCGCGTCGGTGAGAGTCTCCATCGGGGTGGTGGTGCAGTTCATATGCGGGGCGGGCTCCCGCGCATTGCAGAGCGTGCCCTTCGGCCCGAAATCGAGCGAGACGCAGCGATAGAGCCCCTCATTGTAGGGAGGGGGAAGCTGGGCGAACATCATCAACCCGAGATAGACGCCCGAATGCGAATTGCCCTCGTAGGAATTGATGAAATAGGGAATCTGCGGCGGGCTCTTGATGGCGATATGGCAGCGATCGCCCTTGATGGTGACGGTCGCCGTGATGTCGAAATCCCCGAAGCCGTGGCCCGCATCCTCGAGAACCGCGGTGCCCTCATAGGTGCCGTCGGGCACGGCGCGGATCAATGAGCGCATATGGCGGTCCGCCATGTCGAGCAACTCGCCGACGCAGGTATCGACCTGCCGGGCGCCGTATTTGGCGACCATGGCGAGGAGATTGCGCTCGCCGACCTGGCAGGCCCCGATCAGCGCGTTGAAATCGCCCTCCTGGTCGCGCCTCGCACGCATATTGGTGAAGATCATGTTCAGGACGTCGTGGCGCGGCTTGCCCTTGTCCCAGATCTTCACCGGCGGGATGCGCAGGCACTCGGCATAGATGTCCTTGGCGTTGGGGTTGTAGCCGGCCGGCACCGGGCCGCCGATATCGGTCAGATGGCCCTTGCAGACGGTCCAGTATTTCAGCTCGCCCTCATGGAAGACGGGCTTGTACATGCAGGTGTCGATGGCGTGGCTGCCGCCATAGGCCGGATCGTTGTGCAAGATGAGGTCGCCCTCATGGATATCGCCCTCGAAATATTTGGCGACCGCCTTCATGGCCGGAATGAGCGAGCCGAGATGGATCGGAATATCCTGGCCTTGCAGGATCATCTCCGGCTTCGCATTGAAGAGCGCCGTCGAGTAGTCATGCGCCAGGTTGAACACGCTCGATCGCGCCGTCTTTTCGAGGGTGAGCGTCATCTCGCGCTGCGTCGTCTCGAGCACCCCGCGCACCACGGAGAGCGTGATCGGATCGACCCTCGATCGTCTCCCGGCGGTGTCTCTCTTCGCGACGCGCCTCTTCGGCGTGATGATCTCGGCAGCACTTCTCTTCGCGGCAATTCTCTTGGC from Rhizobiales bacterium GAS188 includes:
- a CDS encoding N-methylhydantoinase B, coding for MIAKKSATKKSATKKSATKKSAAKKNPAKRIAAKRIAAKRSAAEIITPKRRVAKRDTAGRRSRVDPITLSVVRGVLETTQREMTLTLEKTARSSVFNLAHDYSTALFNAKPEMILQGQDIPIHLGSLIPAMKAVAKYFEGDIHEGDLILHNDPAYGGSHAIDTCMYKPVFHEGELKYWTVCKGHLTDIGGPVPAGYNPNAKDIYAECLRIPPVKIWDKGKPRHDVLNMIFTNMRARRDQEGDFNALIGACQVGERNLLAMVAKYGARQVDTCVGELLDMADRHMRSLIRAVPDGTYEGTAVLEDAGHGFGDFDITATVTIKGDRCHIAIKSPPQIPYFINSYEGNSHSGVYLGLMMFAQLPPPYNEGLYRCVSLDFGPKGTLCNAREPAPHMNCTTTPMETLTDAVRLAFEKAMPSKVAASWGHANGLNIAGWDTRHDEEYVTMVLATIISGAGATPKQDGWHACGPECCFGALTSGDIELLEYSYPIIIHRYSLMIDSGGAGKFRGGSGTAWKVEPLDKEMTFITFGEGRRIPAVGAAGAASHMVESKVGRLLLTRNGRTEMIKTNVIETIKPGDTVMNMNPGGGGYGNAYERPVEKVVSDVKNGLVSMRGAMEDYGVIIKDELSLAVDLPATLQLRGRALPATS